The following are encoded in a window of Phaseolus vulgaris cultivar G19833 chromosome 3, P. vulgaris v2.0, whole genome shotgun sequence genomic DNA:
- the LOC137839221 gene encoding uncharacterized protein, which yields MTLLFLHLKRRELLLKNLGTDAENKKAKFDCIAKNIITSALNSDEFFRISQCAFAKEMLDTLEVTPEGTNDVKRARKHSLVQEYEMLKGESIAEVQKRFTNIVNHLMSLGKIFDKEELNIKILKCLDKSWQPKVTTISESRNLTSLTTTSLFEKLREHELKMNRLNVQESEDKHVRNIALKAAKHKNKQDSSDESDEETLSLLSKKFSKFLKKIRNKESNKERYGNKKTSDFSPNNYTCFGCGEHGHIKLIAQIKKARKRSQAIKKRKGNKK from the coding sequence atgacccttttattcCTACATTTGAAAAGGAGGGAgcttctattgaaaaaccttgggactgatgctgaaaataaaaaggccaagtttgattgcattgccaagaacatcataacctctgctttgaactctgatgaatttttcaggatctcaCAATGTGCATTTGCTAAGGAAATGTTGGATACTCTAGAGGTCACCCCTGAAGggacaaatgatgtgaagagagcaaggaaACATAGTCTAGTGCAAGAGTATGAGATGCTCAAAGGAGAATCAATTGCAGAAgtacaaaagagattcactAACATTGTCAATCATctaatgagtcttggaaaaatctttgacaaagaggagttgaacatcaagattctcaaatgtcttgataaatcttggcaacctaaagtAACGACTATCTCAGAATCAAGGAACTTGACATCTTTGACTACAACCTCCTTGTTTgaaaagcttagagaacatgagttgaagatgaatagactcaatgttcaagaaagtgaggaCAAACATGTAAGAaacattgccttgaaagctgccaagcacaagaataagcaagactcaagtgatgaaagtgatgaagaAACTCTTAGTTTGCTGTCtaaaaagttcagcaaattcttgaagaaaatCCGCAACAAggaatccaacaaagaaaggtatggaaacaagaaaactagtgattttagTCCTAACAATtacacttgctttggttgtggagaACATGGGCATATAAAgttgattgcccaaataaagaaggcaaggaaaagaagtcaagcaataaagaaaagaaagggaaataaaaaatag